From Paenibacillus graminis, a single genomic window includes:
- a CDS encoding HD-GYP domain-containing protein, whose amino-acid sequence MNNSNEQYIGKQLVDNLFNHNGVFVLPALTLLSSEHVRLITQHRIILQPHDVIQLDSEAFYQLAVDDCTAAMENIFDQLRYTKSKRLPMLELKNEVIPFIQQVSEKNDFFGILAALQTKDDYTYRHNVAVGILSTLLGKWLKLGPEELGMLTIAATLHDIGKIMIPAEILTKPGPLTDEEFDIMKKHTTHGYELVRDTPGTTHMQALVALQHHERMDGSGYPFGVLGHRITDFSKIVAVTDIFHAMTSDRFYSEAAPLYEVLTQMEDYSFGKLDPYICGVFISKLMQSMIGNEVLLTDGQMGKIIMILAHDPLRPLVNIGEEFIDLSKNRHLGIVRVIPQ is encoded by the coding sequence GTGAACAACAGCAACGAACAATATATCGGCAAACAGCTAGTAGACAACCTCTTTAATCACAACGGCGTATTTGTACTGCCCGCATTGACGCTTCTGAGCTCAGAGCATGTCCGGTTAATCACCCAGCATCGGATTATCCTCCAGCCCCATGATGTCATTCAATTGGACAGCGAAGCATTCTATCAACTGGCCGTGGATGATTGTACGGCAGCTATGGAGAATATTTTTGATCAGCTGCGCTATACCAAGAGCAAGCGGCTGCCGATGCTTGAACTCAAAAATGAAGTTATTCCTTTTATCCAGCAGGTAAGCGAGAAGAATGACTTCTTCGGAATCCTGGCTGCACTGCAGACCAAAGATGATTATACATACAGACATAATGTTGCTGTAGGCATATTATCAACACTTCTGGGGAAGTGGCTTAAGCTGGGCCCGGAGGAGCTGGGCATGCTGACCATTGCTGCAACCCTTCACGATATCGGAAAAATTATGATCCCGGCTGAAATTTTAACTAAGCCGGGGCCGCTGACGGATGAAGAATTTGATATCATGAAAAAACACACGACGCATGGCTACGAGCTGGTCAGAGATACACCGGGCACGACACATATGCAGGCGCTTGTCGCGCTGCAGCATCATGAAAGAATGGACGGGAGCGGTTATCCGTTCGGAGTACTGGGACACCGGATAACGGACTTCAGCAAAATTGTAGCCGTTACGGATATTTTTCATGCGATGACTTCAGACCGGTTTTACAGCGAGGCGGCACCGCTCTATGAAGTTCTTACCCAGATGGAGGACTACTCCTTCGGAAAGCTTGATCCTTATATTTGCGGTGTTTTTATTAGCAAGCTAATGCAGTCAATGATAGGCAACGAGGTGCTGTTAACAGACGGACAAATGGGCAAAATCATCATGATTCTGGCGCATGACCCGCTTCGCCCTTTGGTAAACATCGGGGAGGAATTCATTGATCTCAGCAAGAACAGACACCTTGGAATTGTGCGTGTAATCCCGCAATAA
- a CDS encoding aromatic acid exporter family protein encodes MGFRIIKTAAATLLSILLAAAVGIPNAQSAGLLAILGVETTRKRSLRTITARFLASLVGLFFGCILFFFLGFHYWVLGLYVLVGFPMIVKSGYKEGIVTSSVIVFRVFGQAELSVHVLLQQIELLFVGLGSAGLVNLIYMPQTGSVIAGIRKEVDGYFSVIFTQMARTLRDPGYLWDGKELIGAGEAVQRGLTAAAREMENHVIHPDEAWNVYFYMRKEQLESIQNMMQLLSQVYRQLPHGDMVADLFDQLSNDVLAEEYTGRTEKLLDALEKEFQGMELPETREEFEVRSAILQLCRELSLYLNIAKRYKMPVDIKPVKRPVPAKGNSRV; translated from the coding sequence ATGGGATTTCGAATTATCAAAACGGCGGCTGCGACTCTGTTGTCGATCCTGCTGGCAGCCGCTGTGGGCATTCCCAACGCGCAAAGTGCGGGTCTGCTTGCGATTCTAGGTGTGGAAACGACACGAAAAAGGAGTCTGCGCACCATCACGGCGCGTTTCCTGGCCTCTCTTGTGGGACTCTTTTTCGGCTGCATCTTGTTTTTCTTCCTCGGATTTCATTATTGGGTACTGGGCCTGTATGTGCTGGTAGGATTCCCAATGATTGTAAAATCGGGCTACAAGGAAGGAATCGTGACCAGTTCCGTTATTGTTTTCCGGGTTTTTGGACAAGCCGAGCTGTCTGTACATGTTCTGCTGCAGCAGATAGAGCTGTTGTTCGTAGGCCTGGGGTCGGCCGGTCTGGTCAATCTGATCTATATGCCGCAGACCGGCAGCGTCATTGCTGGAATCCGCAAAGAAGTGGACGGTTATTTTTCGGTGATATTTACGCAAATGGCGCGGACGCTGCGTGATCCAGGGTATCTCTGGGACGGCAAGGAACTGATCGGCGCAGGGGAGGCGGTCCAGCGGGGACTTACGGCAGCCGCCAGGGAAATGGAGAACCATGTCATTCATCCGGATGAGGCATGGAATGTGTATTTTTACATGCGGAAGGAACAGCTGGAATCGATCCAGAACATGATGCAGCTCCTCTCGCAGGTCTACCGTCAGCTCCCTCACGGAGACATGGTTGCGGATTTGTTCGATCAGCTGAGCAATGATGTGCTGGCTGAGGAATATACCGGGCGGACCGAAAAACTGCTTGATGCGCTGGAGAAGGAATTTCAGGGGATGGAGCTGCCGGAAACCCGCGAGGAATTCGAAGTGCGTTCAGCTATTTTGCAATTATGCCGCGAGCTCTCGTTATATCTCAACATCGCCAAGAGATATAAGATGCCGGTCGATATCAAACCGGTGAAACGGCCTGTGCCGGCAAAAGGAAACTCCCGTGTCTAG
- a CDS encoding ABC transporter permease, producing the protein MWLEEKHGEHQKKKRRWHNRVMAVRGSLLVLFFALWEAGARLGWIDELLFSYPTKVFGQIWNDMISGSLWPHLGMTVGETVVGFLLGTLLGTLLAIIIWWSPFLSAVLDPYMVVFNSMPKVALGPIFIVMFGAGFTAIVVTTLSITVIITTLVVYNSFCSVDPNLVKVARSFGASRVQVFNKVILPSSFPTVVSTLKVNVGMSWVGVIVGEFLVAKSGLGYLIIYGFQVFNFTLVMSSLLIIAAVATAMYQLVVYVEKLLLSRR; encoded by the coding sequence CTGTGGCTGGAAGAGAAGCATGGAGAGCACCAGAAGAAAAAACGGCGCTGGCACAACCGGGTCATGGCTGTCCGCGGCAGTTTGCTGGTACTGTTTTTTGCTCTCTGGGAGGCCGGAGCCCGGCTGGGCTGGATCGATGAGCTGCTGTTCAGCTATCCCACCAAGGTCTTCGGGCAAATTTGGAACGATATGATCAGCGGCAGTCTGTGGCCGCATCTGGGCATGACGGTTGGGGAAACGGTTGTGGGTTTTCTGCTCGGGACGCTGCTTGGCACACTTCTAGCCATTATCATCTGGTGGTCGCCTTTTTTATCTGCAGTGCTCGATCCGTATATGGTCGTCTTTAACAGTATGCCGAAGGTAGCGCTGGGACCGATTTTTATTGTGATGTTCGGTGCGGGTTTTACGGCGATTGTGGTGACCACGTTGTCTATTACGGTGATTATAACCACCCTTGTGGTGTACAACAGCTTTTGTAGTGTTGACCCGAATTTGGTGAAAGTGGCAAGGTCATTCGGAGCTTCACGGGTGCAGGTATTTAACAAGGTAATTCTGCCTTCTTCTTTTCCCACTGTGGTCTCCACGCTGAAGGTCAATGTAGGCATGTCATGGGTGGGTGTGATTGTAGGTGAATTTTTGGTGGCCAAATCCGGGCTTGGGTATCTGATTATTTACGGCTTTCAGGTGTTCAACTTCACACTGGTGATGTCCAGCTTGCTGATTATTGCGGCTGTGGCTACAGCTATGTATCAGCTGGTGGTTTATGTGGAAAAGCTGCTTTTGTCGCGGCGGTGA
- a CDS encoding ABC transporter ATP-binding protein — translation MLPIVQLKEVTHAYLGDREASLAIENFSLHVEAGEFVSLVGPSGCGKTTLLSIIAGLLQPSRGEVFVSGHTVSGPSPEVGYMLQQDYLFPWRTILDNALLGLELTGRLNEISRQKTIGLLGEMGLAGKEYAYPAQLSGGMRQRVALVRTLSTNPGLLLLDEPFSALDYQIKLQLEDLVSETLRRRGTTAILVTHDLSEAIAVSSRVILLQPNPGKIRRIFTVPEAIRSTPPLYARDLPGFAELFHEVWKEMELAGREKL, via the coding sequence ATGCTTCCCATTGTGCAGCTTAAGGAAGTGACGCATGCCTATCTGGGGGACCGCGAGGCGTCGCTTGCCATCGAGAATTTCAGCCTACACGTGGAAGCCGGAGAGTTCGTCAGTCTGGTCGGCCCCAGCGGCTGCGGCAAAACCACACTCCTGTCGATCATCGCCGGACTTCTGCAGCCCTCGCGCGGAGAGGTGTTCGTGAGCGGACACACGGTCAGCGGCCCTTCGCCTGAAGTGGGCTACATGCTGCAGCAGGATTATCTTTTTCCGTGGCGGACGATTCTGGACAATGCCCTGCTCGGTCTGGAGCTCACTGGACGACTGAACGAAATCTCGCGGCAGAAAACAATCGGGCTGCTGGGTGAGATGGGGCTAGCCGGCAAAGAATATGCTTACCCGGCCCAGTTGTCCGGGGGCATGCGCCAGAGGGTGGCACTGGTGCGGACACTATCCACCAATCCGGGCCTGCTGCTGCTGGATGAGCCTTTCTCTGCGCTGGATTACCAAATTAAATTACAGCTTGAGGATCTGGTGTCCGAAACGCTGCGCAGACGCGGGACAACGGCTATTCTTGTGACCCATGATCTGTCCGAGGCAATCGCTGTCAGCAGCCGGGTGATTTTGCTGCAGCCGAATCCCGGAAAGATCCGCAGGATCTTTACCGTGCCCGAAGCGATCCGGAGCACACCCCCGCTATACGCGCGGGACTTGCCGGGGTTTGCGGAGCTGTTTCATGAGGTATGGAAGGAAATGGAGCTGGCAGGGAGGGAAAAGTTGTGA